In a single window of the Rhodamnia argentea isolate NSW1041297 chromosome 2, ASM2092103v1, whole genome shotgun sequence genome:
- the LOC115749975 gene encoding putative BPI/LBP family protein At1g04970 → MCCSSQLKVTTFFFFVVLPLLLSPASAQVRANEEGFISILVSDKGLDFAKDLLVHRAVYSIIPLQLPQIEKYLKIPVVGSVHVVLSNISVDGVEVDYSYVKTGEEGIVLIASGATANLSMNWQYSYSTWLVPLPISDEGSASVQIEDMEVGLTLDLKDLGGFLKLSVPECGCYVKAISIKIDGGSSWLYQGVVGAFQGKIVSAVEEAIPRKIREEILKLDALLQDLPNKIPVGNVASLNVTVVSDPLLSNSSIDFEINGLFTAEDKIIASNYPHRQQTTSVTCTGANEMIEISLHENVLKSASFVYFNVDYMHWLVDKTPDQALLNTAGWKYIVPQLYKQYPDDDMDLNISVSSPPLIKVTKQGIGATIYTDVIVDVLDAGEVIPVACISLVIDSSGSAHILQNNLAGSIRVEHLTASLKWSNIGNLHMLMVQTVLSTVIKTVVVPYVNLHLMRGFPLPLPHGFALENARVWYADSGILVCSNVSYKTSVSI, encoded by the exons ATGTGTTGTTCATCACAGCTCAAGGTcacaaccttcttcttcttcgttgttCTTCCACTTCTTTTGAGTCCTGCGAGTGCCCAGGTCCGTGCTAACGAAGAAGGCTTCATTTCTATACTCGTGTCCGACAAGGGTCTTGATTTTGCTAAAGACTTGCTCGTGCACAGAGCGGTGTACTCGATCATCCCGCTTCAGCTGCCACAAATTGAGAAATATCTGAAAATCCCAGTTGTGGGCAGCGTTCATGTTGTTCTTTCGAACATCAGTGTCGATGGGGTTGAGGTAGATTATTCATATGTCAAGACTGGTGAGGAGGGTATTGTGCTAATAGCTTCTGGGGCTACTGCGAATTTGAGCATGAATTGGCAGTATTCTTATAGTACGTGGCTGGTCCCTTTACCGATATCTGATGAAGGTAGTGCTTCTGTGCAG ATTGAAGATATGGAAGTGGGACTTACCTTGGACTTGAAGGATCTAGGTGGTTTTCTTAAGCTATCTGTCCCTGAATGTGGATGCTATGTGAAAGCCATctcgatcaaaattgatggtGGCTCATCTTGGCTATATCAAGG GGTAGTGGGTGCTTTCCAAGGGAAAATAGTGTCGGCAGTCGAGGAAGCTATTCCCAGGAAGATTAGAGAAGAAATACTGAAGCTAGATGCCTTACTGCAAGATCTTCCAAACAAAATTCCAGTTGGCAATGTTGCTTCTCTGAATGTTACTGTCGTGAGCGATCCACTGTTGAGTAATTCTTCCATTGACTTCGAGATCAATGGGCTATTCACAGCAGAAGACAAGATCATTGCATCCAACTATCCTCACAGACAACAAACCACTTCAGTTACCTGCACTGGTGCCAATGAAATGATTGAGATTTCCTTACATGAAAATGTACTTAAATCAGCATCTTTTGTCTACTTCAAT GTAGATTATATGCACTGGCTTGTGGACAAGACACCAGATCAAGCCCTACTGAACACGGCTGGATGGAAATACATTGTGCCTCAATTGTACAAGCAGTATCCAGATGACGACATGGACCTCAACATATCCGTATCTTCTCCACCTCTTATAAAAGTTACTAAACAGGGAATTGGTGCTACCATCTACACAGATGTTATAGTTGATGTTCTGGATGCCGGTGAAGTCATACCAGTTGCCTGCATTTCACTG GTGATAGATTCTTCAGGTTCGGCGCATATACTGCAGAATAATTTGGCTGGAAGCATTAGAGTGGAGCACCTAACTGCCTCTTTGAAGTGGAGCAATATTGGTAATCTGCACATGCTAATGGTTCAG ACGGTTTTGTCAACAGTCATCAAGACCGTGGTTGTTCCTTACGTGAACCTACACCTTATGAGGGGATTCCCACTGCCACTCCCTCACGGATTTGCACTTGAGAATGCAAGAGTCTGGTACGCTGATTCGGGCATCCTGGTCTGCAGCAACGTGAGCTACAAGACATCTGTTTCGATTTAG
- the LOC115749976 gene encoding indole-3-acetate O-methyltransferase 1: MDFKGDNVVISNIKLEKLLCMKGGKGENSYANNSQAQAIHARSMLHLLEENLDRVQLMTSPEVPFVVVDLGCSSGNNTIYVIDVIIKHITKRFEALGIELPEFSAFFSDLPSNDFNTLFQLLPPLAVGSMEECLAADHHRSYFAAGVPGSFYRRLFPARSVDVFHSAFSLHWLSQVPEAVVDKRSPAYNKGRVFIHGASEITANAYKKRFQADLASFLRSRSQEMKRTGSMFLVCLGRTSVDPADQGGAGLLFGTHFQDAWDDLVQEGLISSEKRDSFNIPVYAPSLQDFKEVVEADGSFAVDKLEVFKGGSPLVVSKPDDAAEVGRALATSCRSVAGVLVDAHIGDHLSEKLFLQVERRAAGHAKELLEQLQFFHIVASLSFA, encoded by the exons ATGGATTTTAAGGGAGACAACGTTGTCATTTCGAACATCAAGCTCGAGAAGTTGCTCTGCATGAAAGGTGGCAAAGGAGAGAACAGCTATGCTAATAACTCCCAAGCTCAG GCCATACATGCTCGCTCCATGCTTCACCTCCTCGAAGAAAACCTAGACAGGGTCCAACTCATGACCTCCCCGGAAGTCCCCTTCGTGGTGGTCGACTTGGGTTGCTCCAGCGGCAACAATACCATCTACGTCATCGACGTCATCATCAAGCACATCACCAAGCGATTCGAAGCCCTCGGGATTGAGCTGCCTGAGTTCTCAGCGTTCTTCTCCGACCTCCCGAGCAACGACTTCAACACTCTCTTCCAGCTCCTCCCACCCTTAGCTGTGGGCAGCATGGAGGAGTGCctcgccgccgaccaccaccgatCCTACTTCGCAGCCGGTGTGCCCGGGTCGTTCTACCGCCGGCTATTCCCGGCTAGATCGGTCGACGTGTTCCATTCAGCGTTTTCCTTGCATTGGCTCTCGCAG GTGCCAGAGGCGGTGGTGGACAAGAGATCGCCGGCGTACAACAAAGGGAGAGTGTTCATCCACGGTGCGAGTGAGATCACAGCAAATGCATACAAGAAGCGGTTCCAGGCCGATTTGGCGAGCTTCTTGAGATCAAGATCGCAAGAGATGAAGCGGACCGGATCGATGTTCCTTGTCTGTCTGGGCCGGACCTCCGTGGACCCCGCCGACCAGGGCGGGGCCGGCCTCCTCTTCGGGACCCACTTCCAAGACGCTTGGGACGATCTCGTCCAAGAG GGCCTCATTAGCAGCGAGAAGCGCGACAGCTTCAACATTCCTGTGTACGCGCCGAGCCTCCAGGACTTCAAGGAAGTAGTCGAGGCCGACGGCTCCTTCGCGGTAGACAAGCTCGAGGTGTTCAAAGGGGGAAGCCCTCTAGTGGTGAGCAAGCCGGACGACGCGGCCGAGGTGGGCCGGGCACTAGCCACCAGCTGCCGGAGCGTGGCCGGGGTCTTAGTTGATGCTCACATTGGCGATCACCTCAGCGAGAAGCTGTTTCTACAAGTCGAGCGTCGAGCCGCAGGCCACGCCAAGGAGCTACTAGAGCAGCTACAGTTCTTTCACATCGTTGCTTCCCTATCCTTTGCTTAG
- the LOC115749973 gene encoding 65-kDa microtubule-associated protein 1-like, with product MAVASGRDPLLGEITCGSLLQKLQEIWDEVGESDEERDKLLLQIEQECLDVYKRNVDQADKSRAQLLQTLSDAKLELSSLLSALGEKSVVGIPDKASGTINEQLASIAPALEQLWKQKEERLKEFSDVQSQIQRICGEIAGNLSLTEQAPEVDEADLSLKKLNEYQAQLQELQKEKSDRLHKVLEFVSTVHDLCSVLGMDFFSSITEVHPSLNDSTSPQSKSISNETLSRLAKTVVALKEDKKQRLHKLQELATQLIDLWNLMDTSEEERQLFDHVTCNISASVDEVTAPGALAMDLIEQAEVEVERLDQLKASRMKEIAFKKQAELEEIFARAHIEIDPEAAREKIMALIESGNVEPSELITDLDNQIVKARDEALSRKEILDKVEKWMSACEEESWLEDYNRDDNRYNASRGAHLNLKRAEKARILVNKIPALVESLVAKTRAWEEDHGMSFTYDGVPLLAMLDEYTMLRHEREEEKRRMRDHKKFHEQQSTEQEAIFGSRPSPARPVGTKKVVGPRANGGANGTPSRRLSLNPQNGSKSNSKDAKRDARLSAPANYVAMTKEDAASHVSGTEPVPPSP from the exons ATGGCTGTGGCGAGTGGTCGGGACCCTCTTCTCGGGGAAATTACTTGCGGTTCATTGTTGCAGAAACTGCAG GAAATatgggatgaagttggtgaaagCGATGAGGAGCGGGATAAGTTGCTTCTTCAAATAGAGCAGGAATGTTTAGATGTGTACAAGAGAAATGTTGACCAGGCTGACAAGTCGAGGGCCCAACTTCTTCAGACTCTTTCAGATGCCAAACTTGAACTCTCCAGTCTTCTATCAGCTCTTGGAGAGAAAAGCGTGGTCGGAATT CCTGATAAAGCTTCAGGAACAATCAATGAACAACTTGCATCAATTGCACCAGCACTGGAACAGCTTTGGAAACAGAAAGAGGAAAGGCTTAAGGAATTCTCTGATGTGCAGTCTCAGATTCAGAGGATATGTGGTGAAATTGCTGGAAACTTGAGCCTCACCGAGCAAGCTCCTGAAGTTGATGAGGCCGATCTCTCACTGAAGAAGCTAAATGAGTATCAAGCCCAACTCCAAGAACTTCAAAAGGAGAAG AGTGATAGGTTGCACAAAGTACTTGAATTTGTGAGCACTGTGCATGATCTATGCTCGGTCCTGGGGATGGATTTCTTCAGTTCAATTACAGAAGTTCACCCAAGCTTAAATGACTCCACCAGTCCACAATCCAAAAGCATTAGCAACGAGACACTATCTAGGCTGGCTAAGACAGTAGTAGCTCTTAAAGAAGATAAGAAGCAGAGGCTGCATAAG CTTCAAGAATTGGCCACCCAGCTAATAGATCTGTGGAATCTGATGGATACTTCTGAAGAAGAGCGTCAACTGTTTGACCATGTGACCTGCAACATCTCAGCTTCTGTTGATGAAGTGACCGCCCCTGGTGCTCTTGCTATGGATCTGATTGAGCAG GCTGAGGTGGAAGTCGAAAGGCTCGATCAGCTTAAAGCTAGCAGGATGAAGGAAATTGCATTTAAGAAACAAGCTGAGCTTGAAGAAATATTTGCTCGTGCACACATAGAAATAGATCCTGAGGCTGCTAGAGAAAAAATTATGGCGCTCATAGAGTCTGGGAATGTTGAGCCGTCTGAATTAATAACAGATTTGGACAATCAAATTGTAAAAGCACGGGACGAAGCTCTCAGCAGGAAAGAAATATTGGACAAGGTTGAGAAATGGATGTCAGCCTGTGAAGAGGAGAGTTGGCTCGAAGACTATAACCGG GATGATAACAGGTACAATGCTAGCAGAGGTGCACACTTAAATCTCAAGCGTGCTGAAAAAGCCCGGATCCTTGTCAACAAAATTCCCG CATTGGTTGAATCCTTGGTGGCAAAAACTAGAGCATGGGAGGAAGATCATGGCATGTCATTTACATATGACGGGGTTCCTCTCCTCGCCATGCTTGATGAATATACCATGCTGAGGcatgaaagagaggaggagaagcgGCGTATGAGA GACCACAAAAAGTTCCATGAGCAGCAGAGCACAGAACAAGAGGCGATTTTTGGTTCAAGACCAAGCCCTGCAAGACCAGTCGGGACGAAGAAGGTTGTAGGCCCTCGTGCAAATGGAGGTGCCAACGGAACTCCTTCCAGACGATTATCTCTGAATCCGCAAAATGGTAGCAAGTCGAATTCGAAGGATGCGAAAAGGGATGCCAGGCTATCTGCCCCTGCTAACTATGTTGCCATGACGAAGGAAGATGCTGCTTCACATGTTTCTGGCACTGAACCGGTTCCACCATCTCCCTAG
- the LOC115749979 gene encoding uncharacterized protein LOC115749979: MEGAGSRLSRASSRYGPTATVFNGPVRKWKKRWVHVSPPPPSATHTNHHKPHFRPNNPSSALFLCRWTPVSSGASAASDGDDGSGSAEETPRRKYRYTPIAALEDHTKTAARKADEGKISENYPSTGGPMVENDDIYGKIDHSDDEDKEVQNSSKGGLDLGVSLDETENGHDDDEDKSTTMLKTTASGFWSMG; encoded by the exons ATGGAAGGAGCCGGGTCGAGACTAAGCCGGGCCTCGTCCCGGTACGGCCCGACGGCCACCGTCTTCAACGGCCCCGTCCGGAAGTGGAAGAAGAGGTGGGTCCAcgtgtcgccgccgccgccgtcggccACCCACACCAACCACCACAAGCCCCACTTCCGGCCCAACAACCCCTCGTCCGCTCTCTTCCTCTGCCGCTGGACCCCCGTCTCCTCCGGCGCCTCCGCCGCGTCCGACGGCGACGACGGCTCGGGCTCGGCGGAGGAGACCCCCAGGCGCAAGTATCGCTACACTCCG ATTGCTGCGCTTGAAGATCATACTAAAACAGCTGCAAGAAAAGCAGATGAAGGCAAAATAAGTGAAAACTACCCAAGCACTGGTGGGCCAATGGTCGAGAACGACGATATATATGGGAAAATTGATCATAGCGATGACGAGGACAAAGAAGTTCAG AATTCGAGCAAGGGGGGTTTAGATTTGGGCGTGTCTCTGGATGAAACTGAGAATGGTCACGATGACGATGAAGACAAGAGCACAACCATGTTGAAAACAACCGCAAGCGGCTTCTGGTCAATGGGTTGA